The following proteins are co-located in the Papaver somniferum cultivar HN1 unplaced genomic scaffold, ASM357369v1 unplaced-scaffold_128, whole genome shotgun sequence genome:
- the LOC113331787 gene encoding probable pectin methyltransferase QUA2 isoform X2: protein MSRPLQRGHSSWSSLSKEDVKDKEDDDNRTRSPRDHTSLFLRYLTSLFLLDNSNSSKVDNGFGSDTFTMGGSKNRQNIIMVFLRFSLVLIVLVAVFGSLWWAISISTTSRGVIFKGYRRLQEHLVSDLIDIGEISLGPSRLKELEFCSKESENYVPCFNISENLVSGYSDGGEFGRFCGVQLKQNCLVLPPLNYRIPLRWPTGRDVIWVANVKITAQEVLSSGSLTKRMMMLEEDQISFRSDSLMFDGVEDYSHQIAEMIGLRNESYLIQAGVRTVLDIGCGYGSFGAHLFSKQLITMCVANYEASGSQVQLTLERGLPAMIGSFASKQLPYPSLSFDMLHCARCGVDWDEKDGILLVEADRVLRPGGYFVWTSPITSSQGSHHSKENQRKWTFVRSLAANLCWEMSSQQDETVVWKKTSKRDCYASRKPGSGPSICSKGHDVETPYYLPLQPCIGATLSQRWIPIEMRTTWPSRAKLTSTELDIYGVHSDDFIEDGLNWNLAISNYWSLLSPLIFSDHPKRPGDEDPTPPFNMLRNVLDMNARYGGFNSALLEAGKTVWVMNVVPKTTSNHLPLILDRGFIGVLHDWCEPFPSYPITYDMVHAEGLLSLHSNHLHRCPMLDLFIEIDRLLRPEGWVLFRDKASLIGTARTLMTSLRWEARVVEIESNSDERLLVCQKPFFKRN from the exons ATGTCTCGACCACTTCAACGAGGTCATTCTTCTTGGAGTTCTCTTAGTAAAGAAGACGTAAAGGATAAAGAAGACGACGATAATAGAACACGTTCACCTCGGGATCATACGAGTTTATTCTTGCGTTATCTTACTAGTTTATTTTTGCTAGACAATTCTAATTCTTCGAAAGTTGATAACGGATTCGGATCAGATACATTCACTATGGGAGGTTCTAAAAATCGTCAAAACATTATAATGGTGTTTCTTAGATTCAGCTTAGTTTTAATTGTACTGGTTGCAGTTTTTGGCTCTCTTTGGTGGGCAATTTCCATCTCTACTACATCCAGAGGTGTTATCTTTAAGGGTTACAGGAGGCTTCAGGAGCATCTCGTTTCTGATCTTATAGACATTGGAGAGATCTCTTTAGGTCCATCAAGGTTAAAGGAATTGGAATTCTGTTCCAAGGAGTCTGAGAACTACGTTCCTTGTTTTAACATTTCCGAGAATCTAGTTTCGGGTTATTCTGATGGTGGTGAATTTGGCCGTTTTTGTGGAGTTCAACTGAAACAGAATTGTTTGGTTCTTCCTCCACTGAATTACAGAATACCTCTCAGGTGGCCTACTGGAAGAGATGTAATCTGGGTTGCAAATGTTAAAATTACTGCGCAAGAGGTTCTTTCCTCCGGAAGCTTGACCAAGAG GATGATGATGTTGGAGGAAGATCAAATATCCTTCCGCTCGGACTCGCTTATGTTTGATGGGGTTGAAGATTATTCACATCAAATTGCTGAAATGATTGGATTGAGAAATGAATCTTATTTGATTCAGGCTGGG GTTAGAACTGTTCTGGATATAGGGTGTGGTTATGGTAGCTTTGGAGCGCATCTCTTTTCAAAGCAACTAATAACTATGTGTGTTGCCAACTACGAGGCTTCAGGTAGTCAAGTACAGCTAACTCTAGAAAGAGGTCTTCCTGCAATGATCGGTTCTTTCGCTTCGAAGCAATTGCCGTATCCATCTCTTTCTTTTGATATGTTACATTGCGCGAGATGTGGGGTTGATTGGGATGAGAAAG ATGGCATATTACTGGTTGAGGCCGATAGAGTTTTAAGGCCAGGCGGATACTTCGTATGGACTTCCCCAATCACAAGTTCGCAGGGTTCACATCATAGCAAAGAGAATCAGAGAAAGTGGACATTTGTTCGCAGCCTTGCAGCAAATCTTTGCTGGGAGATGTCGTCACAACAAGATGAAACCGTTGTGTGGAAAAAGACGAGTAAAAGAGATTGTTATGCTTCACG GAAACCTGGTTCTGGACCATCTATCTGCAGTAAGGGACATGATGTCGAGACTCCGTATTATCTACCTCTCCAGCCTTGCATTGGAGCAACACTGAGCCAACGATGGATTCCTATAGAAATGCGAACTACCTGGCCTTCTAGGGCTAAATTGACCTCCACTGAACTCGATATTTATG GTGTGCATTCAGATGATTTTATTGAGGATGGCTTGAACTGGAATTTAGCAATATCTAATTATTGGTCCCTGCTCTCCCCACTTATATTCTCAGACCATCCAAAGAGACCGGGTGACGAGGACCCAACCCCTCCCTTTAATATGCTTAGGAATGTGCTAGATATGAATGCACGATATGGTGGGTTTAACTCAGCCTTGCTGGAAGCAGGAAAAACTGTGTGGGTCATGAATGTGGTCCCTAAAACTACCTCTAACCACCTTCCGCTAATCCTTGATAGAGGCTTCATCGGTGTATTACATGATTG GTGTGAGCCATTTCCGTCATATCCAATAACTTACGATATGGTCCATGCTGAAGGATTGTTATCGCTTCATTCCAACCACTTACATAGGTGCCCCATGCTTGACTTATTCATCGAGATAGATCGGCTACTTCGACCAGAG GGTTGGGTGCTATTCCGTGACAAAGCTTCTCTCATAGGAACAGCAAGAACTCTTATGACAAGCTTGAGATGGGAGGCACGGGTGGTAGAAATCGAGAGTAATAGTGATGAGAGACTGCTTGTCTGCCAAAAACCTTTCTTCAAGAGAAACTAA
- the LOC113331872 gene encoding uncharacterized protein LOC113331872, with the protein MFTRSTEKGMVILLLYVDDMVITGDNLEGITALKLHLSSCFEMKDLSLLRYFLGIEVDKSSDGFFISQVKYASDILQRAGLTDSKTADTPLELNVKLNPFEGNALPNPTLYHQLVGSLNYLTITRPDISHAVHVNSKIQIGLVTSQIYAQPQDTVYF; encoded by the exons ATGTTTACTCGATCAACTGAGAAGGGTATGGTTATTCTCcttttgtatgttgatgatatggttATCACAGGTGACAATTTAGAAGGAATTACTGCTCTTAAACTTCAtctcagttcatgttttgaaatgAAAGACTTAAGTCTTTTAAGGTATTTTCTTGGTATAGAGGTTGATAAATCATCTGATGGTTTTTTCATCTCACAAGTGAAGTATGCCTCTGACATCCTTCAGCGTGCTGGGTTAACAGATAGTAAAACTGCAGatacacctcttgaactaaatgtAAAGCTCAATCCCTTTGAAGGAAATGCTTTACCAAATCCTACATTATATCATCAGCTTGTGGGAAGTCTTAATTATCTAACCATCACAAGACCAGATATCAGTCATGCAGTTCATGTCAACTCCAAG ATTCAGATTGGGCTGGTGACATCACAGATATACGCTCAACCACAAGATACTGTATATTTCTAG
- the LOC113331787 gene encoding probable pectin methyltransferase QUA2 isoform X1: MGFTVWRMSRPLQRGHSSWSSLSKEDVKDKEDDDNRTRSPRDHTSLFLRYLTSLFLLDNSNSSKVDNGFGSDTFTMGGSKNRQNIIMVFLRFSLVLIVLVAVFGSLWWAISISTTSRGVIFKGYRRLQEHLVSDLIDIGEISLGPSRLKELEFCSKESENYVPCFNISENLVSGYSDGGEFGRFCGVQLKQNCLVLPPLNYRIPLRWPTGRDVIWVANVKITAQEVLSSGSLTKRMMMLEEDQISFRSDSLMFDGVEDYSHQIAEMIGLRNESYLIQAGVRTVLDIGCGYGSFGAHLFSKQLITMCVANYEASGSQVQLTLERGLPAMIGSFASKQLPYPSLSFDMLHCARCGVDWDEKDGILLVEADRVLRPGGYFVWTSPITSSQGSHHSKENQRKWTFVRSLAANLCWEMSSQQDETVVWKKTSKRDCYASRKPGSGPSICSKGHDVETPYYLPLQPCIGATLSQRWIPIEMRTTWPSRAKLTSTELDIYGVHSDDFIEDGLNWNLAISNYWSLLSPLIFSDHPKRPGDEDPTPPFNMLRNVLDMNARYGGFNSALLEAGKTVWVMNVVPKTTSNHLPLILDRGFIGVLHDWCEPFPSYPITYDMVHAEGLLSLHSNHLHRCPMLDLFIEIDRLLRPEGWVLFRDKASLIGTARTLMTSLRWEARVVEIESNSDERLLVCQKPFFKRN, from the exons atgGGATTTACAGTTTGGAGAATGTCTCGACCACTTCAACGAGGTCATTCTTCTTGGAGTTCTCTTAGTAAAGAAGACGTAAAGGATAAAGAAGACGACGATAATAGAACACGTTCACCTCGGGATCATACGAGTTTATTCTTGCGTTATCTTACTAGTTTATTTTTGCTAGACAATTCTAATTCTTCGAAAGTTGATAACGGATTCGGATCAGATACATTCACTATGGGAGGTTCTAAAAATCGTCAAAACATTATAATGGTGTTTCTTAGATTCAGCTTAGTTTTAATTGTACTGGTTGCAGTTTTTGGCTCTCTTTGGTGGGCAATTTCCATCTCTACTACATCCAGAGGTGTTATCTTTAAGGGTTACAGGAGGCTTCAGGAGCATCTCGTTTCTGATCTTATAGACATTGGAGAGATCTCTTTAGGTCCATCAAGGTTAAAGGAATTGGAATTCTGTTCCAAGGAGTCTGAGAACTACGTTCCTTGTTTTAACATTTCCGAGAATCTAGTTTCGGGTTATTCTGATGGTGGTGAATTTGGCCGTTTTTGTGGAGTTCAACTGAAACAGAATTGTTTGGTTCTTCCTCCACTGAATTACAGAATACCTCTCAGGTGGCCTACTGGAAGAGATGTAATCTGGGTTGCAAATGTTAAAATTACTGCGCAAGAGGTTCTTTCCTCCGGAAGCTTGACCAAGAG GATGATGATGTTGGAGGAAGATCAAATATCCTTCCGCTCGGACTCGCTTATGTTTGATGGGGTTGAAGATTATTCACATCAAATTGCTGAAATGATTGGATTGAGAAATGAATCTTATTTGATTCAGGCTGGG GTTAGAACTGTTCTGGATATAGGGTGTGGTTATGGTAGCTTTGGAGCGCATCTCTTTTCAAAGCAACTAATAACTATGTGTGTTGCCAACTACGAGGCTTCAGGTAGTCAAGTACAGCTAACTCTAGAAAGAGGTCTTCCTGCAATGATCGGTTCTTTCGCTTCGAAGCAATTGCCGTATCCATCTCTTTCTTTTGATATGTTACATTGCGCGAGATGTGGGGTTGATTGGGATGAGAAAG ATGGCATATTACTGGTTGAGGCCGATAGAGTTTTAAGGCCAGGCGGATACTTCGTATGGACTTCCCCAATCACAAGTTCGCAGGGTTCACATCATAGCAAAGAGAATCAGAGAAAGTGGACATTTGTTCGCAGCCTTGCAGCAAATCTTTGCTGGGAGATGTCGTCACAACAAGATGAAACCGTTGTGTGGAAAAAGACGAGTAAAAGAGATTGTTATGCTTCACG GAAACCTGGTTCTGGACCATCTATCTGCAGTAAGGGACATGATGTCGAGACTCCGTATTATCTACCTCTCCAGCCTTGCATTGGAGCAACACTGAGCCAACGATGGATTCCTATAGAAATGCGAACTACCTGGCCTTCTAGGGCTAAATTGACCTCCACTGAACTCGATATTTATG GTGTGCATTCAGATGATTTTATTGAGGATGGCTTGAACTGGAATTTAGCAATATCTAATTATTGGTCCCTGCTCTCCCCACTTATATTCTCAGACCATCCAAAGAGACCGGGTGACGAGGACCCAACCCCTCCCTTTAATATGCTTAGGAATGTGCTAGATATGAATGCACGATATGGTGGGTTTAACTCAGCCTTGCTGGAAGCAGGAAAAACTGTGTGGGTCATGAATGTGGTCCCTAAAACTACCTCTAACCACCTTCCGCTAATCCTTGATAGAGGCTTCATCGGTGTATTACATGATTG GTGTGAGCCATTTCCGTCATATCCAATAACTTACGATATGGTCCATGCTGAAGGATTGTTATCGCTTCATTCCAACCACTTACATAGGTGCCCCATGCTTGACTTATTCATCGAGATAGATCGGCTACTTCGACCAGAG GGTTGGGTGCTATTCCGTGACAAAGCTTCTCTCATAGGAACAGCAAGAACTCTTATGACAAGCTTGAGATGGGAGGCACGGGTGGTAGAAATCGAGAGTAATAGTGATGAGAGACTGCTTGTCTGCCAAAAACCTTTCTTCAAGAGAAACTAA